In endosymbiont of Galathealinum brachiosum, the DNA window GGGTTAAATGACCTGTCAGCTGATGCACAATCTGTTCTGGATGCAAACCCGATTGTGACCGAAAATCTGGCGGATAATACAAATACAGAGCTGGAAGCACCTGAGAAGTAAACTTGAAAGGCATAAGTCACTGCTCAGGCACATAACCATCGGGGACTGAGCATCTTTCCCGCTCTGTCCCCTGTTGTGATACCATCAAGAGCTTTACAGAGTCAGTTTACTACCACTGTCAACGCATAGTGGTATGCGTTAAAGGGCACTTTCACTCTACTCCCAAAACTATAAATATTATTATTTTTAATTAAGCCTTCTTCACATGTTTGGATTTAAGCTTTAATCCGCCTAGCCCTGAAATTTTACAGTCAATATCATGATCTGCATTCTCAGCAGGATCAATCAAGCGAATATTTTTAACCTTAGTACCCACCTTAACCACGGATGAAGAACCCTTTATTTTTAAATCTTTTGCGACAATAACCGAGTCGCCACTATTTAGAATATGTCCGTTCATATCACGCACTAAAGACTCATCAAGCGATTCATCTTTAGGCCACTCATGTCCGCATGATGGACAAACAAACATGTCTCCATCTTCATAGGTATATTCAGAAGCACATTCAGGGCATTTAGGTAAAGGCATAAGATTAGACAGTCTTGAAATAAGTTACGCTATTGTAATAGTTAACTACGTTAAAATAAAACCAATTGGAATTTTACTCTGCCCACAATATTATTTTCCATCGGGGAAAGAGCATCTTTCCCGCTCTGTCCCCTGTTGTGATGCCATCAAGAGGTTTACGGAGTCGGCTTACTACACTGACAGGGCATAGTTGTATGGGTTAAGGGGACGGAGCGCACAAAGCAGCGTTCCATCCCCGATGGCTATGTACCTTAGCAGGGTAATTAAACCCGACCGGAAAAATTGACTAAACCTAACCTCTCCGATAACCCGACGTAATCGGATATCGTCTATCCCTCCCAAACGCTCTTTGTGTAATCCTTACCCCCGGTGGTGCCTGCCTTCGTTTATACTCGTTGATTTGCACCATTCTTAATATTTTATCCACAGTCTGTTGCTCATAACCCGCATCAATAATCTGTTGTCTGGGTTTATCTTCTTCAACGCTCATTCTTAAAATGGCATCCAGTATGGCGTAATCTGGCAGACTATCCTGATCTTCCTGATCTTCTCTTAATTCAGCTGAAGGAGGCCTGTCTAAAACCCGTTGCGGGATAACCTGTTTAACTGAATTTCGATAATCACACAGCGCATACACCAGTAGTTTTTCAACATCTTTAAGCGGCGCAAAACCACCTGCCATATCACCATATAAAGTGCAGTAACCCACCGCCATTTCACTTTTATTACCTGTGGTCAGCACCATTCGACCCAGCTTGTTAGACAATGCCATTAATATCACACCCCGACAACGGGCCTGAATATTCTCTTCTGTCGTATCCACTTCAGTATTAGCAAATTCATCTTTCAATGTTTCAAGAAAAACCTGAAATGTGGGCTCAATTGAAATCACCTTATAATCCACACTCATTATGTCGGCCTGAGCAGCTGCATCATCCAGACTCATTTGTGCTGTGTAACGAGATGGCATCATCACCGCATGCACCTGATCACTACCCAGCGCATCAACCGCTACTGCCAGTGTTAATGCTGAATCAACACCTCCGGACAACCCAATAACCACACCATTAAATCCATTACCCTTTACATAATCTCGAACTGACGTAACCAGCGCTTTATAGATATTAGACAAATCACTTTCTGGTTGATGAAACGGTGTGTTTACAGCGGTTACCGATTGATCTTCATGCAACTGATAATGCAATAAGGCCGGTTCAAAATCGGGCCCTCGGCCCACTAGTTCAGACTGGGCATTCATCACTAAAGAGTCACCATCAAACACCAGCTCATCCTGTCCACCAACCAGATTCAGGTAAAACATAGGTAAAGCAGCCTGTTTTTGACGATGACGTAACATATCCAGACGTTGTTGATGTTTATTTCGGTGATAGGGAGATGCATTTAGTATAACAATCGCCTGTGCGCCGGCATCTTTAGCTTTTTGAACCGGTTCATCAAACCAGGCATCTTCACAGATAATAATGCCTATTTTCTGCTGTTTGATTTCAATTAACAGCGGTTCCTTACCCGACTGGAAATAACGTTTTTCATCAAAAACAGCATAATTTGGCAGGCTATATTTGTGATACTCACCCGTCACCTTACCTTCAGAGCAAACAACAGCGGCATTAAATAACTCATGCTGATGTAATCGCGGTGCACCAAAAACAACGATTAAACCAGCTGTATTAATCGCAATTTCATTGATTGCAGCTTCAATTTGATTAATAAACCCCTGACGCATAAGAAGGTCTTCAGGTGGATATCCACTCAGCGCCAGCTCGGGAAAAATAACAATATCGGCACCTGCCTGTTTTGCCAGATGCGATTGGGATATGATTTTCCGGGCATTCGCTTTAATATCACCTACCAGAAATTGTTCCTGAATCAGGCATAGTTGTACGGCTTCAGTCATAGTGTGTGTTAGTTTAGAATAGTTTCAATTACTTAATTTTATCAGAGATAAGGGCTGTTACCGAAAATGTTTAAAAGTGTTTTAATTATTATTTTTGTTATTGTCATGCTTTTTGTTATACGCACCGTATTACAACGTCTAAAACAACCTGCCACTAAAGCTAAGTCACTCAATACTCAGGACACTGTCAAATGCCTGCAGTGTAATACTTACATACCCCGTAACGATGCTATTGTTAAAGGTGACACGGCTTTTTGCAGCACACAACATCTTGAAGACTGGAACCAGAACCATTGAGTTACGACACTAACAGCCCTGATTACTCCACCATGACTAATCAAGGCGATGAAATTACCTGGCGAGCGCTGAAGCAACTTAACTTATACCGTTTAGTTCTGGCAACCGGATTACTGGCAGCGTTTAATAACAGCGAGTGGATGATTTTTCTTGGTAGCCAGAGTCCAGAGGCTTTCGTATTTACAGCTTCTATTATGCTTATTGGCGGCCTGCTTTATGTGGTAACCGGTTTAAGAGGTCGCCCCAATTTTGAAACACAGATAGTTATTACAAATGCCAGTGATATTCTGTTAATTACTCTGTTATCGCATTTCAGTGGTGGTTTAAGCAGCTCTTTAAGCGTTTTATTAATCATCAATGTCACAGCTACAGGCACATTCTTACGTGATCGTGATTCTTTTTTATTCGCTGCTTTGGCTTCCATTGCGGTACTCAGCGAACAAACCTACAGTATGGCGCAGGGTATCAGTAACGCAGCCGAATACACCCGTGCCGGTTTGTTAGGCCTTGTATTCTTTGGCACAAGTTTTCTTGCATCTATATTATCTAAACGCGCCCGTGAATCTGAAAAACTAGCTATAGAGCGCGAAGCGGACATTATAAGTCTGGAAATTTTAAATGAAGATATTATTCAAAACATGCGAACAGGTATTATCGTAGTAGATATTGACGGACATATTCGTTTGGCCAATAGCTCAGCCGAAGCCTTACTAGGAAACATTTCTTTACAGGACAACCCTTTACTGGAAAACATTCTACCCGCTTTAGACGCGCGTTTTCTTCAATGGCAGGAACAACCCTATACTCATCACAAAGCAATTCGTCAGGAGCACGGATTACCGGATATTCAGCCCGGGTTTCGTAAGTTACAACGTACAGAACATGAAACAACGGATGACGATAGCGGAGGAACGAGTGATACATTAATTTTTCTGGAAGATGCAACCCAGCTAAACCAGCGTTTTCAACAAATTAAACTTGCTTCGTTAGGCAGGTTAACAGCAAGCATTGCCCACGAAATACGCAACCCCTTAAGTGCGATTAATCATGCTGCGCAACTACTAGATGAAGGAAACCTAAGCCCTGGCGATAAAAAATTATCCTCCATAATAACTACACAAGTGCAACGATTAGACAAAGTGATAGAAAATGTATTACAACTATCGCGTCAACAACAGGGCAATATAGAAACTATAGAATTAAAACGATGGCTGCAGTATTTTTGTGATGATTTTTTGCAAACTAACAAACTAGGTAAAGACCAGTTACAGCTCGATATATTATTAGATGAAGTCATCATTTTATTTGATTCCAGTCACCTTACTCAAGTAATGTGCAACTTATGCACGAATGCTATCGTACATAATGACAAAGCACTTGAAAAAATTAAAATTATTATTAGATGTGGTCACGATAAAAAATATGATCAACCATTTATCGAAATCATTGACAACGGTCCTGAAATCCCTAAAAAAATAGTTCAACAAATTTTTGATCCCTTTTTTACTACAAGCACAAAAGGTACAGGTCTGGGTTTATATATCACCAAGGAAATGATCGAAAGCAATAGAGGTAAAATAATCTATACTAAATCAGGCGATGGCGAAAATTGCTTTAAATTATTATTTATTAGCAGAAAATAAGCTGCAAACAACGCACCTAATACTCACCTGACATTCGGTTTCAATTACTGAATAATAAGTAAATATTAACTGTCCCGTCCTGAAATACGTTGACGGTTAAATTAAGCCAGCTGCATTTCGCAGTTGGCTTTTTTATGCACTTCATCTGGTGTTTTCATATCCAGACTCAAGTGCCGCCTAAATCGATTATAAGCTTCAATGGATTCTTTCACCAATTCTTTTAAATCATCGAACGTTTTACATCTATAAATTAAAAATTCCTGTTTTAATATCCCGTTAATGTGCTCAGCCGGTGCATTCTGGTAGCAATCATATCCGTCTGTCATTGAAGGCGTGATTTTATATTTATGCAGGGCATCCTGATATAAAACTGAACAATATTGTGATCCTCTATCAGAGTGATGCAGCAACGGCAATTGACTTTTTCTGTTACTTGCCGCTTGATCAAGTGCTTTAACCACATCACTGGCTTTCATTCCATGGTTCAACTCATGCCCCATTGTTTTGCGTGATAACGCATCTGTCACAAGAGATAAATAATGTACATCTTCATCACTTTCAACATAGGTAATATCACTGAACGAAGACCTGTTCCGGTCGTTTTATATTAAGACCCTTAAATAAGTTAGGGTGTTTTTTCATCCAGTGTTTGCTGTAGGTTGTCTTGGTGTAACTACGTCTGTGCCTTATTAATAGCTTTCCCTCGCGCAAATAATCAAACAAACCATCACGGCCTATTTTAATGCCGAGATCCTCTAGCTTGGGTTTAAGCAAAAAATATAATTTCCTTGTTCCAAGGTGAGGCAGGTATCACCGTATATCAAGTACGAGAGCTTTGATTGGCTCCCATTTTTTTTACGTTGTTGATCACGCTGATGTTGTTGATAAACAGCTTGTCTGGATATCCCGAAGAGACGACATGAAGCCGCCAGGCTTACACTCTCTTTTTGCTGGAGGCTCCTAGCGCTTCGGGTAAAAGCTTTTTTCGAATGGCGCCTCCAATTTGTTCATCGATGATATCAACCATTTCATTAAGAACTAGATTGCGTAACCGCTCATCGTCAAGCTCGCTCTCTAGCCGTTTAATTTGTTGAGGTGGGGTTTCTTTTGAAGGGTTCATGGACAACTCACTGGGTTTTAGACCAGTCTAATTTACCATGTTTACGCAACCAGACTAAAACAGTGCTTCTGCCTTGAATACCATAGGTGGACTATGCTTGTTTATACGTTAATTCACCCGACTCAATGCGTTCTATAATGCCCAATTTAAAGCCCGGGCTATAATCTTGTTGAGTACGTTTACGTGCTATAGGGTTATTCTTTTTCATCAATAAGTCCTCAGAGTGACAACTTATCTCAGGACGGGACATAGGCAAATAAAAAGCCCCGCTTTACAGCGGGGCTTTTCAAACTAAACTAACTAGCTAAGTTTTAAAGCCCAGCACCGTCAACACATTGAGGTGTCGTTGCACCACCTGACATACTTACCGCTACATAAGAGATCTCACCGCTAGTATCTGCAACAGTCGCTGTAACTCGGCAAGCACCTTCACTGTAAATGATATCACCGCCTACACCTATAACTCCAGTGAAGTCAGCCGCAGCTATCGCCGTCACCTCAGCCGCCGCCGCAGCATCTGTAACCAAACCTGCACAGCCTACACCCGTTACAACACAAACCTGTCCTTTCTGTGCCCAACCAATCGCACCTTTCATAGCTGCACCACCGTGAGCACCACCGATGTAGTCCTGATACGCTGGTACTGCTACCGCTGCCAGAATACCGATGATCGCAACAACGATCATTAATTCGATTAGTGTGAAACCCTTTTGGGCTGTTGCCTTGATAGACTGTAAATTTTTCATGTTGCCTGCCTCTTTAAGTTTGATCAGAAATTTTACAAGTAAGCCGCTTATTCGCTTAACTTCACCTGTAGAAACTGTATAGCTTTCGTTTTAGCTTGTATGTAGTGTTGCAGAGCATGTGCCAACTCTGTTAAAACAACCTGAAAATATTTTAATTATCAATAGAATCAATAGGATAAGACTTTATATTCGTAATTTTAATATTATTTAAAACTATTCAAACTGTGACAATTTTGTAGAAAACCTACCATTTTGTCACTTTGTAACAAACATAATTGTCATATTCAATATTATTCTGTTTGTTAATTGCTTAGCAAAGGCTAGAATAATGAAAAACTCTTTGTGGAAGTAATAGAAACATTGAAATCAACCGTTACCCCATCAAAAGCACTCATTGTTGACGATGAACCTGATATCTGCGAATTAGCTGAAATAACGCTTAATCGTATGAACATTGATACTCGCTCGGCCAATGACCTGCAAACAGCCAGGCACCTACTTGAGACTGAAAAGTTTGATATCTGCATTACTGATATGAACTTGCCTGATGGTAATGGTATTGAACTGGTTGAACATGTACAAAGTGTTTATCCTGATTTACCCATCGCTGTGATCACGGCATATGGCAGCATGGACTCTGCAGTTCGTGCTCTCAAAGCAGGTGCTTTTGATTTTGTATCTAAACCAATAGACTTGCATATATTTCGCAGCCTTATCAATTCCGCAATAAAACTAACCCGAAGACCAGACAGCGACACAAAATTTCTACCGCCTGACAATGAAGCAAGATTATTAGGCCACTCAAAATCCATGAATGAGCTCAGAAACAAAATATCCCGACTAGCTCGTAGTCAGGCCCCTGTATTTATACATGGGGAGTCAGGTAGCGGCAAAGAAGTCGCTGCGCGTTTAATTCACCAGAAAAGCGCACGTGCAGACAAACCTTTTATTGCGGTTAACTGTGGCGCTATACCCGCTGAATTAATGGAAAGTGAATTTTTTGGTCACAAAAAAGGCAGCTTCACCGGTGCTTCATCAGATAAAGAAGGCTTATTTAAAGCAGCCGACAAAGGCACTCTCTTTCTAGATGAAATTGCTGATTTACCCCTTCAGATGCAGGTAAAGCTACTACGCTCCATACAGGAAAAATCGATTCGCCCTGTTGGTGAACACACAGAACAGACCGTCGATGTTCGAATTCTCAGTGCCAGCCATAAAAATCTGATGCAACTGGTTGAACAAAATGAATTTAGAGAAGACCTGTTTTATCGTATTAATGTTATTGATCTTGAAATCCCCCCACTTAGAGAGAGACAGGAAGATATAGCTGAACTGGCTAATTATCTATTAGTGCGTATTTCACTTAAATCAGAAATCAATAACTTAAATCTGGCTGAAGATGCACTTACTTCTCTCTGCCAATATCACTTCCCAGGCAATGTCCGTGAATTGGAAAATATTTTAGAACGCTCTATCGCGCTTACAGATAGTAATCAAATTGATGCGAGTAACCTTCAATTTCCACAAACGAAAAGTATCGTTGAAACAGAAGATGTGACTCCTTCCAGCCAAACGACTAACGGTAATCATAATAATTTACATCTTGTAGATCAGGAAATAGCGACCATCAAACAGGCTCTGGAGAAATCACGTTGGAACAAAACAGCCGCTGCGTTATTGCTAGGCCTGACCCCAAGACAATTAAGCTATAGAATTAAAAAGTTAAATATAAAATAAATCCTTAGTCCTGTTTTTTATACCCGCAACAACTAAATTAAAATACCGCTATATAAGAATACAATTAAATAAAAAACCACAAACACTAATCTAATGCTTTTTATTTTTCTTCAAGCCTGTTTTAAATACATCCATGATGAAACATGCACATTTGTTAAACACTCTACAGATTCATCAACATATTAAAATGGTTTATAAATTAGCTAGCTAAATACTTGATTTCAACTACAATTCTCTTGTATAAACGTATACTCTTAACATTAATAATTATTATTGAGCTCAAATATGGCACCAGACCAAAAACTCAGTGGATTGACCCGTAGACTGGTGTTAGATGGACTTTTAGAAGAAAAGCAGGCTTTAGAAGCGCAAACCGAGGCTAAGAAAGAAAAACTCAATCTTAGCCAGTATCTGGTATCAAAAAAACTCATTGCCGCAAATAAACTCGCAACCATCGCATCTAATGAATTCGGAATTCCTCTACTCGACCTGGATAGCCTTGATGCTGAATCAATACCCAATGGCCTTGTTAATGAAGATTTAATTAAAAAACATCAGGTTCTTCCTCTTTATAAACGTGGGAACCGTCTCTACGTTGCAACCTCTGAACCCACTAATTTGCTCGGTATCGATGAAATTAAATTTCAGACCGGTATTAATACCGAAGCGATTCTTGTAGAAGCTGACAAGCTAACTAAAATTATAGAAAAAAGTCTGGAAGCCAAAGACGACGGCATGAACGAATTGCTGGACGATGATCTGGATGATCTGGACTTTGAAGATACTGAAACTACTGCCTCTGAAGACGATTCTTCATCTGAAGCAGATGATACCCCGGTTGTTCGTTTTGTTAATAAAGTACTACTGGATGCAATCAAAAAAGGGGCTTCAGATATACATTTTGAACCTTATGAAAAA includes these proteins:
- a CDS encoding alkylphosphonate utilization protein, yielding MPLPKCPECASEYTYEDGDMFVCPSCGHEWPKDESLDESLVRDMNGHILNSGDSVIVAKDLKIKGSSSVVKVGTKVKNIRLIDPAENADHDIDCKISGLGGLKLKSKHVKKA
- a CDS encoding NAD+ synthase (NH(3)-dependent; catalyzes the formation of nicotinamide adenine dinucleotide (NAD) from nicotinic acid adenine dinucleotide (NAAD) using either ammonia or glutamine as the amide donor and ATP; ammonia-utilizing enzymes include the ones from Bacillus and Escherichia coli while glutamine-utilizing enzymes include the Mycobacterial one; forms homodimers) yields the protein MTEAVQLCLIQEQFLVGDIKANARKIISQSHLAKQAGADIVIFPELALSGYPPEDLLMRQGFINQIEAAINEIAINTAGLIVVFGAPRLHQHELFNAAVVCSEGKVTGEYHKYSLPNYAVFDEKRYFQSGKEPLLIEIKQQKIGIIICEDAWFDEPVQKAKDAGAQAIVILNASPYHRNKHQQRLDMLRHRQKQAALPMFYLNLVGGQDELVFDGDSLVMNAQSELVGRGPDFEPALLHYQLHEDQSVTAVNTPFHQPESDLSNIYKALVTSVRDYVKGNGFNGVVIGLSGGVDSALTLAVAVDALGSDQVHAVMMPSRYTAQMSLDDAAAQADIMSVDYKVISIEPTFQVFLETLKDEFANTEVDTTEENIQARCRGVILMALSNKLGRMVLTTGNKSEMAVGYCTLYGDMAGGFAPLKDVEKLLVYALCDYRNSVKQVIPQRVLDRPPSAELREDQEDQDSLPDYAILDAILRMSVEEDKPRQQIIDAGYEQQTVDKILRMVQINEYKRRQAPPGVRITQRAFGRDRRYPITSGYRRG
- a CDS encoding general secretion pathway protein, with amino-acid sequence MKNLQSIKATAQKGFTLIELMIVVAIIGILAAVAVPAYQDYIGGAHGGAAMKGAIGWAQKGQVCVVTGVGCAGLVTDAAAAAEVTAIAAADFTGVIGVGGDIIYSEGACRVTATVADTSGEISYVAVSMSGGATTPQCVDGAGL